From a region of the Chlamydomonas reinhardtii strain CC-503 cw92 mt+ chromosome 12, whole genome shotgun sequence genome:
- a CDS encoding ribosomal protein L12, protein MPPKFDPSDVVEVCVRVTGGEVGAASSLAPKIGPLGLSPKKIGEDIAKETLKDWKGLRITVKLTVQNRQAKISVIPSAAALVIKALKEPARDRKKEKNIKHTGSVTMSDIIEIARVMRPRSCAKDLANGCKEILGTAVSVGCKVDGKDPRDVISAIDDGAIEIPDA, encoded by the exons ATGCCGCCGAAGTTTGACCCCAGTGATGTGGTggaggtgtgcgtgcgtgtgaccggtggtgaggtgggtgccgcctcctcgctggcCCCTAAGATTGGTCCGCTGGGTCTGTCCCCCAAGAAGATTGGTGAGGACATCGCTAAGGAGACCCTGAAGGACTGGAAGGGCCTGCGCATCACCGTCAAGCTCACTGTCCAGAACCGTCAGGCGAAGATTTCGGTCATTccctcggcggccgcgctggtcATCAAGGCCCTGAAGGAGCCCGCCCGCGACCGCAAGAAG GAGAAGAACATCAAGCACACTGGCAGCGTGACGATGTCGGACATCATCGAGATTGCCCGCGTcatgcggccgcgcagctgcgccaagGACCTGGCGAACGGCTGCAAGGAGATCCTGGGGACAGCCGTGTCGGTCGGCTGCAAGGTGGACGGCAAGGACCCCCGCGACGTCATCTCCGCC ATCGACGACGGCGCCATCGAGATCCCCGACGCTTAA